From Xyrauchen texanus isolate HMW12.3.18 chromosome 36, RBS_HiC_50CHRs, whole genome shotgun sequence, one genomic window encodes:
- the LOC127629946 gene encoding fructose-bisphosphate aldolase C-A-like — translation MTHQFPPLTTEQKKELHEIARRIVSPGKGILAADESIGSMGKRLNQIGVENTEENRRLYRQVLFTADDRIDNCIGGVIFFHETLYQNSDDGIPFVKMIKDKGITIGIKVDKGVVNLPGTNGETTTQGLDGLSERCAQYKKDGADFAKWRCVMKISNTTPSNLCIAENAEVLARYASICQQHGIVPIVEPEILPDGDHDLKRCQFVTERVLAAAYKAMFDHHVYLEGTLLKPNMVTPGHGCLTKYSAEEVAMATVTALRRTVPPAVAGVTFLSGGQSEEEASINLNAINNCPLAKPWSLTFSFGRALQASALKTWRGHRENENAATEEFIKRAEINSLASQGKYTIGGDNSGATGLSHYLSSYAY, via the exons ATGACCCATCAGTTTCCTCCTCTCACCACCGAGCAAAAGAAGGAGCTACATGAGATTGCTCGGCGCATAGTGTCTCCAGGAAAAGGCATCCTAGCTGCAGATGAGTCCATAG GCAGCATGGGAAAGCGTTTAAATCAGATTGGGGTTGAGAACACAGAGGAGAACCGCCGTCTCTACCGTCAGGTGCTCTTCACGGCTGATGATCGCATTGATAACTGCATTGGTGGAGTTAtcttcttccatgaaacactCTATCAGAACTCTGATGATGGCATCCCATTCGTTAAGATGATAAAGGACAAAGGCATCACTATAGGAATCAAG GTTGACAAAGGAGTAGTCAACTTGCCAGGAACAAATGGAGAGACCACTACACAAG GTCTCGATGGGCTCTCAGAACGCTGTGCTCAGTACAAAAAGGATGGAGCTGACTTTGCAAAGTGGCGCTGCGTGATGAAAATCAGTAATACAACCCCATCCAACCTGTGTATTGCGGAAAATGCAGAAGTTCTCGCCCGCTATGCTAGCATTTGTCAGCAG CATGGGATTGTACCCATAGTGGAACCTGAGATCCTACCTGATGGAGACCATGATTTGAAGCGCTGCCAGTTTGTCACAGAAAGG GTGCTTGCAGCAGCCTACAAAGCTATGTTTGATCATCATGTTTATCTGGAAGGCACACTACTTAAGCCCAATATGGTGACCCCTGGACATGGCTGCCTAACCAAATACAGTGCAGAGGAAGTTGCTATGGCAACGGTCACTGCCCTGCGGCGCACTGTCCCACCTGCGGTCGCAG GAGTGACATTTCTCTCAGGAGGCCAAAGCGAAGAGGAGGCTTCCATCAATCTGAATGCCATCAATAACTGCCCACTAGCGAAGCCCTGGTCTCTCACCTTCTCGTTTGGCCGAGCTCTGCAGGCCTCAGCTCTGAAGACCTGGCGTGGACATAGAGAGAATGAGAACGCTGCAACCGAGGAATTCATCAAACGAGCAGAG ATCAACAGTCTGGCATCTCAAGGGAAGTACACCATTGGGGGTGACAACAGTGGAGCCACTGGTCTATCTCATTATCTCTCCAGCTATGCATATTGA